In the genome of Natronorubrum sediminis, one region contains:
- a CDS encoding transcription initiation factor IIB, giving the protein MTNSTSSTRVRRTERESDQETTETEDSDLSCPECTGHLVVDDEHGETVCEDCGLVVEEDSVDRGPEWRAFDAAEKNEKSRVGAPTTNTMHDKGLSTNIDWRNKDAYGNSLGSRQREKMQRLRKWNERFRTRDSKERNLKQALGEIDRMASALGLPTNVRETASVIYRRALDEDLLPGRSIEGVSTSCVYAAARQAGVPRSLDEIADVSRVEKNEIARTYRYVVRELGLEVQPADPESYVPRFASGLDLSDEAEHRARGLLQNAKEKGVHSGKSPVGLAAAAVYAAALLTNEKTTQAAVSDVADISEVTIRNRYHELLEAEETLGLA; this is encoded by the coding sequence ATGACCAACTCAACATCGAGCACCAGAGTACGACGTACCGAACGCGAATCGGACCAAGAGACGACCGAAACGGAAGACAGCGACCTCTCGTGTCCCGAATGTACGGGACACCTGGTCGTCGACGACGAACACGGCGAAACCGTTTGTGAGGACTGTGGCCTCGTCGTCGAAGAGGATTCGGTCGACCGCGGCCCGGAGTGGCGAGCATTCGACGCCGCCGAGAAGAACGAGAAGTCTCGCGTCGGTGCACCGACGACGAACACGATGCACGACAAGGGCCTCTCGACGAACATCGACTGGCGAAACAAAGACGCCTACGGTAACTCGCTTGGTTCCCGCCAGCGCGAGAAGATGCAGCGCCTGCGCAAGTGGAACGAACGCTTCCGGACGCGCGACTCGAAAGAGCGCAACCTCAAGCAGGCACTCGGCGAAATCGACCGGATGGCAAGTGCACTCGGACTGCCGACGAACGTCCGTGAGACGGCCAGCGTGATCTACCGACGCGCACTCGACGAGGACCTCCTCCCCGGCCGCTCGATCGAAGGCGTCTCGACATCCTGTGTCTACGCCGCCGCTCGCCAGGCCGGCGTCCCTCGAAGTCTCGACGAGATTGCAGACGTCTCGCGCGTCGAGAAAAACGAAATCGCCCGAACCTACCGCTACGTCGTCCGAGAACTCGGTCTCGAGGTCCAGCCGGCTGACCCCGAGAGCTACGTCCCACGCTTCGCGTCCGGACTCGACCTCTCCGATGAGGCCGAACACCGCGCACGCGGCCTCCTCCAGAACGCCAAGGAGAAAGGCGTCCACAGCGGCAAGTCGCCGGTCGGTCTCGCCGCCGCCGCCGTCTACGCCGCCGCCTTGCTCACCAACGAGAAAACCACGCAGGCCGCAGTCAGCGACGTCGCGGACATCTCCGAAGTGACGATCCGCAACCGTTACCACGAACTCCTCGAGGCCGAGGAGACGCTCGGACTGGCGTAA
- the metG gene encoding methionine--tRNA ligase, whose translation MSNDEFPTDTPAVVTCGLPYANGDLHIGHLRGYIGADAFDRALETLGQQTAYVCGSDMHGTPVAVNAEQEGVDPEDFALEWHDQYEETFPKFNVDFDNYGHTHDETNTELTQEVVRTLDEEGYIYEKEIQVAYDPDADQYLPDRYVVGTCPYCGEKARGDECDEGCQRHLEPGEVEDPTSTITGNPAEYRERPHKFFEVSEFEEYLTEFLDGLEGTSNARNQPRQWIEDGLQDWCITRDMDWGIDYPNGGDGDGEDLVLYVWVDAPIEYIASTKQYTERVGTDEYDWEQPWKGEGEIVHIIGRDIIQHHTIFWPAMLEGANYNAPRAVAATGFITINGKGLSTSRNRAIWAKEYLEEGFHPDLLRYYLTTTGGLQQDVDFSWDAFQEKVNGELVGTVGNFWYRSLLFAYRNYEGTPEVGVSEGVSERIEGAIGQTRDAVNDYDLREVGRAATQLAQFGNEYIQRNEPWKLTDDEPEEAAQVIRDCVQIAKAVGVLLEPIAPDKAQALWEQLGEDGSVADAHLEDALEAPPRNFAEPGELFEKIEDDRVDELNEKLEERVAATADDEDGDDSAAATESDDTDAGEATDMAGADDLEPLTDERIEFEDFQDVDIRVGRIETAEGIDGADDLARLEVDIGFETRQVVAGIKQLHDLEELPGEKCILLANMAKAELFGVESNGMILAAGEEADLLTTHDDADVGEKVR comes from the coding sequence ATGAGCAACGACGAGTTTCCGACCGACACGCCCGCGGTCGTGACCTGTGGGTTGCCGTATGCAAACGGCGACTTGCACATCGGCCACCTGCGGGGGTACATCGGAGCCGACGCGTTCGACCGCGCACTCGAGACGCTGGGTCAACAAACCGCCTACGTCTGTGGCTCGGACATGCACGGCACGCCCGTCGCCGTCAACGCCGAGCAAGAAGGCGTCGATCCGGAAGACTTCGCACTCGAGTGGCACGACCAGTACGAGGAGACGTTCCCGAAGTTCAACGTCGACTTCGACAACTACGGTCACACCCACGACGAGACGAACACCGAACTGACCCAGGAGGTCGTTCGCACCTTAGACGAGGAGGGCTACATCTACGAGAAGGAGATTCAGGTCGCCTACGACCCCGACGCCGACCAGTACCTCCCCGACCGCTACGTCGTCGGCACCTGTCCCTACTGCGGAGAGAAAGCCCGTGGCGACGAGTGTGACGAAGGGTGCCAGCGCCACTTAGAGCCCGGCGAGGTCGAGGACCCGACGAGCACGATCACGGGCAACCCCGCCGAGTACCGCGAGCGTCCACACAAGTTCTTCGAGGTCTCCGAGTTCGAGGAGTACCTCACCGAGTTCTTAGACGGTCTCGAGGGAACCTCGAACGCGCGCAACCAGCCTCGCCAGTGGATCGAAGATGGCCTGCAAGACTGGTGTATCACCCGCGACATGGACTGGGGGATCGACTACCCCAACGGCGGAGATGGAGACGGTGAGGACCTCGTCCTCTACGTCTGGGTCGACGCACCCATCGAGTACATCGCCTCGACGAAGCAGTACACAGAACGCGTCGGGACGGACGAGTACGACTGGGAACAGCCCTGGAAGGGCGAGGGAGAGATCGTCCACATCATCGGCCGGGACATCATCCAACACCACACCATCTTCTGGCCCGCGATGCTCGAAGGGGCGAACTACAACGCCCCCCGCGCCGTCGCGGCGACCGGCTTCATCACGATCAACGGGAAGGGCCTCTCGACGAGTCGAAACCGCGCCATCTGGGCGAAAGAGTACCTCGAGGAAGGCTTTCACCCAGACCTGCTTCGCTACTACCTGACGACGACCGGCGGCCTTCAACAGGACGTCGACTTCTCCTGGGACGCCTTCCAGGAGAAGGTCAACGGCGAACTCGTGGGCACGGTCGGCAACTTCTGGTATCGCTCGCTGCTCTTCGCGTACCGAAACTACGAGGGAACGCCGGAGGTTGGCGTCTCCGAGGGAGTCAGCGAACGAATCGAAGGCGCGATCGGGCAAACCCGCGACGCGGTCAACGACTACGACCTTCGGGAAGTCGGCCGCGCCGCGACCCAACTCGCGCAGTTTGGCAACGAGTACATCCAGCGCAACGAGCCCTGGAAACTCACCGACGACGAACCCGAGGAAGCCGCGCAGGTCATCCGCGACTGCGTGCAGATCGCGAAAGCCGTCGGCGTCCTCTTGGAACCGATCGCGCCCGACAAAGCTCAGGCTCTGTGGGAACAGTTGGGCGAGGACGGGTCGGTTGCAGACGCTCACCTCGAGGACGCGCTCGAGGCCCCACCGCGAAACTTCGCGGAACCCGGCGAACTCTTCGAAAAGATCGAAGACGACCGCGTCGACGAGTTGAACGAGAAACTCGAGGAGCGCGTCGCTGCCACAGCAGACGACGAGGACGGTGACGATTCTGCCGCGGCAACCGAAAGCGACGACACAGATGCGGGCGAAGCGACCGATATGGCAGGCGCAGACGACCTCGAGCCACTCACCGACGAGCGCATCGAGTTCGAGGACTTCCAGGACGTCGACATCCGCGTCGGACGCATCGAGACCGCTGAGGGAATCGACGGAGCGGACGACCTCGCCCGTCTCGAGGTCGACATCGGCTTCGAGACGCGACAGGTTGTTGCGGGGATCAAACAGCTCCACGACCTCGAGGAACTTCCAGGCGAGAAGTGCATCCTACTGGCGAACATGGCGAAGGCCGAACTGTTCGGCGTCGAGTCCAACGGGATGATCCTCGCGGCAGGCGAGGAGGCCGACCTGTTGACGACCCACGACGACGCCGACGTCGGCGAGAAAGTTCGCTAA
- a CDS encoding winged helix-turn-helix transcriptional regulator: protein MTGSDGVDDEKRATLRRFAALGAATPLAGLSPSAAADTGESDARDAIVGYLSTTPGAHFSKIRDDLQLGTGETQHHLRRLEELDAIERFRDGDYKRFVPAGRFDEYEKHALGYLRRETPRGMLIELLLTPDASAGELATSLDVSAPTVSKYAGELEEAGLLSREDGYAVERPETVLVLVVRHADSFGETARQLAQRADQLIEYDGSLNDQ, encoded by the coding sequence ATGACGGGTTCCGACGGGGTCGACGACGAGAAGCGAGCGACCCTGCGACGATTCGCGGCTCTCGGGGCCGCGACACCGCTTGCCGGCCTTTCTCCCTCTGCAGCTGCCGATACGGGTGAGAGCGATGCCCGCGATGCGATCGTCGGGTATCTCTCGACGACCCCCGGTGCTCACTTCTCGAAGATCAGAGACGACCTTCAACTCGGCACCGGTGAAACCCAACATCATCTTCGCCGACTCGAGGAACTCGATGCAATCGAGCGATTTCGCGACGGCGATTACAAGCGATTCGTCCCGGCCGGGCGATTCGACGAGTACGAAAAGCACGCGCTCGGATACCTCCGCCGGGAGACCCCTCGCGGAATGTTGATCGAACTCCTATTGACGCCGGACGCGAGCGCCGGCGAACTCGCTACCTCACTCGACGTTTCGGCACCGACGGTGAGCAAATACGCTGGTGAACTCGAGGAGGCCGGGTTACTGTCGCGCGAAGACGGCTACGCCGTCGAACGCCCGGAGACGGTCCTCGTTCTGGTCGTTCGCCACGCCGATTCCTTCGGCGAGACGGCCCGCCAACTCGCCCAGCGTGCCGATCAACTCATTGAGTACGACGGTTCACTGAACGATCAGTAA
- a CDS encoding DUF7312 domain-containing protein, producing MTDDASEPEEDAHREGTSDSTAHTREEASEFERERDRWDDPVVDTDRDDTLADEIRVSRDDVRDPGSDSERGRRDDDAYRVPLDLSGSVADDDWGADEADASANDAEDDPYAPEPSSTPIEPGDPSLEHALFVVLGVVAMVLVMFQLGALVF from the coding sequence ATGACAGACGACGCGTCCGAACCTGAGGAGGACGCACATCGGGAGGGGACGTCGGATTCGACGGCTCACACCCGCGAGGAGGCCTCCGAATTCGAGCGAGAGCGCGACCGGTGGGACGATCCCGTTGTCGACACCGATCGTGATGACACGCTGGCAGACGAGATTCGGGTGTCTCGAGACGACGTTCGCGACCCCGGATCCGACTCCGAACGCGGCCGTCGCGACGACGATGCGTATCGTGTGCCACTCGACCTCTCGGGATCAGTCGCTGACGACGACTGGGGAGCCGACGAGGCAGACGCCTCGGCGAACGACGCTGAAGACGATCCGTACGCACCGGAGCCCAGTTCGACGCCGATCGAACCCGGCGATCCAAGCCTCGAGCACGCGCTGTTCGTCGTGCTCGGCGTCGTCGCGATGGTTCTCGTCATGTTCCAGCTCGGGGCGCTCGTCTTCTAA
- a CDS encoding DUF7123 family protein has product MSTAVTTDLTGKQRQILQYLRKNAGTKTYFKSRLIGKELGMTAKEVGSNIAALQDGEYDIEIEKWGYSSSTTWKVIT; this is encoded by the coding sequence ATGAGCACCGCAGTAACCACGGACCTCACCGGTAAACAACGCCAGATCCTCCAGTACCTCCGCAAGAATGCCGGAACGAAGACGTACTTCAAATCGCGACTGATCGGCAAAGAACTCGGCATGACGGCAAAGGAGGTCGGCTCGAACATCGCCGCCTTGCAGGATGGCGAGTACGACATCGAGATCGAAAAGTGGGGCTACTCTTCGAGTACGACGTGGAAAGTGATTACGTAG
- a CDS encoding SPFH domain-containing protein, producing MVVEVLPLQTGGALLFLGALVLLVVVAALLSAIEIVDAYEKRALTVFGEYRKLLEPGINFVPPFVSNTYRFDMRTQTLDVPRQEAITRDNSPVTADAVVYIKVMDAKKAFLQVDDYKRATSNLAQTTLRAVLGDMELDDTLNKRQEINARIRQELDEPTDEWGIRVESVEVREVNPSKDVQRAMEQQTSAERKRRAMILEAQGERRSAVEKAEGDKQSEIIRAQGEKQSQILEAQGDSISTVLRARSAESMGERAIIDQGMETLSEIGQSESTTFVLPQELSSMVGRYGKHLSGSDVQESDTELESLDFDEETRELIGLDDIAEIIGEIDEEAEMDLEAMEQEAQAIKEGKDAAEISDPDDVIEEMDQEFAGDSKSS from the coding sequence ATGGTCGTAGAAGTACTCCCGTTGCAAACCGGTGGTGCATTGTTGTTCCTCGGTGCGCTCGTTCTCCTCGTCGTCGTCGCCGCACTGCTCAGTGCGATCGAAATCGTCGACGCGTACGAGAAACGAGCGCTCACCGTCTTCGGTGAGTACCGCAAACTGCTCGAACCGGGTATCAACTTCGTGCCGCCGTTCGTCTCGAATACGTATCGTTTCGACATGCGTACGCAGACGCTCGACGTGCCACGACAGGAAGCCATCACGCGCGACAACTCGCCCGTGACGGCCGACGCCGTCGTCTACATCAAAGTGATGGACGCCAAGAAGGCGTTCCTCCAGGTCGACGACTACAAGCGAGCCACGTCGAATCTCGCCCAGACGACCCTGCGTGCCGTTCTGGGTGACATGGAACTCGACGACACGCTCAACAAGCGCCAGGAGATCAACGCGCGAATCCGCCAGGAACTCGACGAACCCACCGACGAGTGGGGGATCCGCGTCGAGAGCGTCGAGGTCCGCGAGGTCAACCCATCGAAGGACGTCCAGCGTGCGATGGAACAACAGACCTCCGCAGAGCGTAAACGCCGCGCCATGATTCTCGAGGCACAGGGTGAACGTCGCAGCGCCGTCGAGAAGGCAGAAGGTGACAAACAGAGTGAGATCATCCGCGCACAGGGTGAAAAACAGAGTCAGATCCTCGAAGCGCAGGGTGACTCCATCTCGACCGTGCTTCGCGCACGTTCGGCCGAATCGATGGGCGAACGCGCGATCATCGACCAGGGCATGGAGACGCTCTCCGAAATCGGCCAGAGCGAGTCCACGACGTTCGTCCTGCCACAGGAACTCTCCTCGATGGTCGGGCGCTACGGCAAGCACCTCTCGGGCAGCGACGTGCAGGAGTCCGATACCGAACTCGAGAGTCTCGATTTCGACGAGGAGACGCGCGAACTGATCGGTCTCGACGATATCGCCGAGATCATCGGCGAGATCGACGAGGAAGCCGAGATGGACCTCGAGGCGATGGAACAGGAAGCGCAGGCGATCAAAGAGGGCAAGGACGCGGCGGAGATCTCCGATCCCGACGACGTCATCGAAGAGATGGATCAGGAGTTCGCCGGCGACTCCAAGTCCAGCTAA
- the pyk gene encoding pyruvate kinase, with product MRNAKIVCTLGPASSDRDTIEDLADAGLSVARLNASHGTRADRAELIDRVRAVDESREEPVAVMLDMQGPEIRTATLPEGETVTLETGSRVHFVEGEEVSPETVGLSLPIDAVEEGDTILLDDGLIETTVLEREGDAVRARVDTGGELGGRKGVNVPGVDLDLDIVTESDRKDLELAAERDVDFVAASFVRDAEDVYEVSEVLEELDVEIPIISKIERAGAVENLDEIIEASYGIMVARGDLGVECPMEDVPMIQKRIIRKCRNDGSPVITATEMLDSMVHARRPTRAEASDVANAVLDGTDAVMLSAETAIGDHPVAVVDAMDSIVSEVEASEEYDELLEQRVPSAGEARTDALARSARFLARDIGADAVVAVTESGYTALKTAKYRPGVPVVASTPTHEVRRRLALSWGVTPLYARVSDQGADAVVEKAVQAALDAGVAESGDTVVVLCGMMTELEGANTTNMLKVHVAAEALTTGRVVVDGRVTGPVVRVDDGDLSRVPDGAILSLPAEFDGEFEGDLSTIGGIVDAQRGLTGYPALVAREMDIPMVSGASLPGGIEGNVVTLDAERGVVYGGEIGDRTNRSELE from the coding sequence ATGAGAAACGCGAAGATCGTCTGTACGCTCGGGCCGGCCTCGAGCGACCGCGACACGATCGAGGACCTCGCCGACGCTGGCCTCTCCGTCGCTCGGTTGAACGCCAGCCATGGCACTCGAGCGGACCGCGCCGAGTTGATCGACCGGGTTCGCGCCGTCGACGAGTCACGGGAGGAACCGGTCGCCGTCATGCTCGACATGCAGGGACCGGAAATTCGGACCGCGACGCTTCCCGAGGGCGAGACGGTCACACTCGAGACGGGATCGAGAGTTCACTTCGTCGAAGGCGAGGAGGTCTCTCCCGAGACGGTGGGCCTCTCGCTTCCCATCGACGCCGTCGAAGAGGGCGATACGATCTTGCTCGACGACGGACTGATCGAGACGACCGTCCTCGAACGCGAGGGAGACGCCGTTCGCGCCCGGGTCGATACCGGCGGCGAACTCGGCGGCCGAAAGGGTGTCAACGTTCCCGGCGTCGATCTGGATCTGGACATCGTCACCGAATCGGATCGAAAGGACCTCGAGTTGGCGGCCGAGAGGGACGTCGACTTCGTCGCCGCGAGTTTTGTCCGCGACGCGGAGGACGTCTACGAGGTCAGCGAGGTGCTCGAGGAACTGGATGTCGAAATTCCGATCATCTCGAAAATCGAACGCGCGGGCGCGGTCGAAAATCTCGACGAGATCATCGAAGCGTCCTACGGAATCATGGTCGCTCGTGGCGACCTCGGCGTCGAGTGTCCGATGGAGGACGTGCCGATGATCCAAAAGCGGATTATCCGCAAGTGCCGAAACGACGGCTCACCGGTCATCACGGCGACGGAGATGCTCGACTCCATGGTGCACGCTCGCCGTCCGACTCGAGCGGAGGCGTCGGACGTGGCGAACGCCGTCCTCGACGGCACCGACGCGGTGATGCTCTCCGCGGAAACCGCCATCGGCGACCATCCCGTTGCGGTCGTCGACGCGATGGATAGCATCGTCAGCGAGGTCGAAGCCTCCGAGGAGTACGACGAACTGCTCGAGCAACGCGTTCCGTCGGCTGGCGAGGCGCGGACGGACGCGCTGGCTCGATCCGCCCGCTTCCTCGCGCGCGACATCGGTGCGGACGCGGTCGTCGCCGTCACCGAGTCCGGCTACACGGCGCTGAAGACGGCGAAGTACCGTCCGGGGGTCCCGGTCGTCGCCTCCACGCCGACTCACGAGGTCCGCCGGCGACTCGCGCTCTCGTGGGGCGTGACGCCGCTCTACGCCCGCGTGTCGGATCAGGGAGCCGACGCCGTCGTCGAGAAGGCCGTTCAGGCTGCACTGGACGCCGGCGTCGCAGAGAGCGGTGATACCGTCGTCGTCCTCTGTGGCATGATGACCGAACTCGAGGGCGCGAACACGACGAACATGCTCAAGGTACACGTCGCCGCCGAGGCGCTGACGACCGGCCGTGTCGTCGTCGACGGGCGCGTGACGGGCCCCGTTGTGCGAGTGGATGACGGCGACCTTTCGAGGGTTCCCGACGGGGCGATACTCTCGTTACCGGCGGAGTTCGACGGCGAGTTCGAGGGTGACCTGTCCACGATCGGCGGCATCGTCGACGCCCAGCGGGGACTGACGGGCTACCCCGCACTGGTCGCTCGAGAGATGGACATTCCGATGGTCAGCGGCGCCTCGCTTCCAGGGGGTATCGAAGGGAACGTCGTCACGCTCGACGCCGAACGCGGCGTCGTCTACGGCGGAGAGATCGGCGACCGGACGAACCGTTCGGAACTCGAGTAA
- a CDS encoding DUF84 family protein gives MHVAVGSTNPVKVRAVEQTLERFQPAVTAHAVDSGVAEQPRSIDETVTGAQNRARRALETAGGDYGVGLEGGVARIDGIDGLSLIMWAAVTDGTRLEYGGGPTLSLPDDVTRRLEAGDELGPIMDDRHDADDIAKGEGAAGVLTAGLTNRSQALGEALAGAFGPFVVDGISTEHR, from the coding sequence ATGCACGTCGCCGTCGGGAGCACGAACCCCGTCAAAGTCAGGGCAGTCGAGCAGACACTCGAGCGATTTCAGCCGGCAGTCACCGCGCACGCGGTCGACTCTGGGGTGGCCGAACAGCCACGGTCGATCGACGAAACCGTCACCGGTGCACAAAACCGCGCCCGACGAGCGCTCGAGACGGCCGGTGGCGACTACGGCGTCGGACTTGAGGGAGGCGTCGCTCGAATCGACGGCATCGACGGACTCTCCTTGATCATGTGGGCCGCCGTCACCGACGGGACACGTCTGGAATACGGTGGCGGACCCACGCTGTCACTTCCCGACGACGTCACTCGCCGCCTCGAGGCCGGAGACGAATTGGGCCCGATTATGGACGACCGTCACGACGCGGATGACATCGCGAAAGGAGAGGGCGCTGCGGGGGTGCTCACCGCCGGCTTGACCAATCGGTCACAGGCACTCGGCGAAGCGCTCGCCGGTGCGTTCGGTCCGTTCGTCGTCGACGGAATTTCCACCGAACACAGATAG
- a CDS encoding HAD family hydrolase encodes MTPPVLFDMDGVILEGPRTAPGIYADAADAALAELGVEPTPGQRRDLRRHDLEHVVEHCETLGIDAADFWQLKDRFASERTHERVRTGERGLYDDVHALEELAAETTLGLVTNNRHATGEFVADYLPVDFAVVRGRQPTFEDYRRRKPDPTFLEDACEHLAVDDALYVGDSLKDVTAGNAAGLETAYLRRPHNLDVERPADATTVVESLTELPAILETLDAR; translated from the coding sequence ATGACACCGCCAGTGCTGTTCGACATGGATGGCGTCATCCTCGAGGGACCGCGGACCGCTCCGGGCATTTACGCGGACGCGGCCGACGCTGCACTCGCCGAACTCGGCGTCGAACCCACGCCGGGACAGCGACGAGACCTCAGACGCCACGACCTCGAGCACGTCGTCGAACACTGCGAGACGCTGGGAATCGACGCCGCCGACTTCTGGCAACTAAAGGATCGATTCGCCTCAGAACGGACTCACGAGCGCGTTCGAACGGGCGAACGCGGTCTGTACGACGACGTCCACGCACTCGAGGAATTGGCTGCAGAAACGACGCTCGGTCTCGTCACGAACAATCGCCACGCTACTGGCGAGTTCGTTGCCGACTACCTCCCCGTCGACTTCGCAGTCGTCCGCGGCCGCCAGCCGACGTTCGAGGACTACCGACGTCGAAAGCCCGATCCCACCTTTCTCGAGGACGCCTGCGAGCACCTTGCCGTCGACGACGCACTCTACGTCGGCGACTCGCTCAAAGACGTCACGGCCGGGAACGCGGCCGGCCTCGAGACGGCGTACCTTCGTCGACCCCACAATCTCGACGTCGAGCGACCTGCCGACGCGACGACGGTCGTCGAGTCGCTGACCGAACTGCCGGCGATCCTCGAGACGCTCGACGCGCGATAG
- a CDS encoding NfeD family protein, with protein sequence MLELLFGNMPLALLSVGLILMALEALSPGAHLIVVGVALAGAGFIGLIFPPVADVFVLSALTLVIGLAAAYVYNEFDFYGGKGTAQTSDSSSLAGSTGYVTEAVTSRDGEVKLDDGGFAPFYSARSTSGTIEEGEEIIVLDPGGGNVLTVESLGAIGDDEIDRALAQHDRDADSETDETGDSIETTDSEAEPETETEKSS encoded by the coding sequence ATGCTCGAACTCCTCTTTGGCAACATGCCACTTGCGCTCCTCTCGGTGGGGCTCATTCTGATGGCACTCGAGGCCCTCTCGCCGGGCGCACACCTCATCGTCGTCGGCGTCGCGCTCGCTGGCGCAGGGTTCATCGGACTGATCTTCCCGCCGGTCGCCGACGTGTTCGTCCTCTCGGCGCTGACGCTCGTCATCGGACTCGCCGCGGCGTACGTCTACAACGAGTTCGACTTCTACGGTGGGAAGGGAACGGCCCAGACGTCGGACTCGAGTTCGCTGGCCGGGTCGACGGGCTACGTCACGGAGGCCGTCACGTCTCGTGACGGCGAAGTCAAACTCGACGACGGCGGGTTCGCACCCTTTTACAGCGCTCGCTCGACAAGTGGAACGATCGAAGAGGGCGAAGAGATCATCGTCCTGGATCCGGGTGGCGGGAACGTCCTCACCGTCGAATCCCTCGGCGCGATCGGTGACGACGAAATCGACCGCGCGCTAGCACAGCACGATAGAGACGCTGATTCTGAGACCGACGAAACCGGCGACTCGATTGAGACGACCGATAGCGAGGCCGAACCGGAAACGGAAACCGAGAAGTCGAGTTGA
- a CDS encoding GYD domain-containing protein has protein sequence MVTDASLVQVDDREVQNAQELSSIWGEIRGEFEEHEAEVLESYAILGEHDFLVTFEAPDRESAFKSALTLRRHGLSAQTMEIVDTDDFAHLVDEV, from the coding sequence ATGGTAACCGACGCATCGCTCGTCCAAGTCGATGACCGAGAGGTCCAGAACGCGCAGGAACTTTCGTCGATCTGGGGCGAGATACGAGGCGAGTTCGAAGAACACGAAGCCGAGGTGCTCGAGTCGTATGCCATCCTCGGCGAACACGATTTTTTAGTGACGTTCGAGGCACCCGACCGTGAATCGGCGTTCAAATCGGCGTTGACGCTCCGCCGACATGGATTATCCGCCCAGACGATGGAAATCGTCGATACCGACGATTTCGCACACCTAGTCGACGAGGTATAG